The nucleotide sequence aatcacccatacgattcattcatcacacatacgagttggcttcatcagccgtacgggtgatcactcactcgtgtcttctcatttaggttgtaattgtgacttagctcagcatcaactgtgcgtatgagcctgtcagccgtactagtgaggcttcactcgtacgtctaactaagtttaacatagttaaacatctaaatctcgttcctgcagttcctgtaaccacatacaaatacggataggataataacgagcaatcatggtagcctgtaaactattgtacctgcaatggacatgggtagatgtctagggacttgcataaaatgcatcaacagaaggtgtgagttgtaaggaaacgaaggaggtgaatttcactcttctatgttagcttcattcgtactcgtcATATAAATGgactgtttatccaaattattcgctgatgataaaactctaattttcagcccgtatgcatcatgaaaacatagttATTATCATTCAcggcctttccactcaaatttcgggacaaaatttctttaacgggtaggtactgtgacaacctggaaattttcaaccaaatttaaactttaatctttatatgtttccgacacgataagcaatatttgttaagttaaatttcaagaattttaaactatgttcatacattcattcaacctcgaccaagttccaaacgattcacgaaccattaaacgaatatgattatatatgtatatgtgtatatatattataacttgaaacgtaaacaaaatattagattaaatactttatatgattttatctgtttcaaaatgtttatcaatggaattagaagataagatcaaatgattgaattatcagatatattgaaattatgattacaagtctctgttgaaaggcccacgttgagttgagaaatctttccattttaacaatattcagaaaatggtaaagtgatttataaataagaacaaattgtcaatcattgagaactagacaaaggatagtggaagattgaatctcataaagactcgatttatctatttagtttcaaacgaacaaaaacgttttcaatttaaaaagaactttattattaaaacgtatataacttttataaatatctagaaccacttttgacaactcattacttaacttgtatgataaagataacaatatttatattttattttattaaatatatataacgatttaaattaatattatatatatttatacgcgtattatacgtaaatagttttatacttttactatacttaaactttacctttactttatttttactttactttaactttaataattcactttaataattcatactttaataattcactttaataattcatactttaataattcactttaataattcatactttaataattcactttaataattcatactttaataattcactttaataattcaaaaatctattataaatagaattcaataggtttcattatttcatagaaacttgaaaatatttttctctaaactctctcaatcgatttacatatatatatttactccgtattatttcaagatattattagtatacataaaatattatgacgaagtgctgtccgattaagaacttttcctttagatatcgaatggtttcgatgaacggattagaagttataatcaattgaattttcgatatttttattaaaaatgattattattatcgtcgtttttatcatcgttctagttttatcttattattatcattattattatctttatcaataaaagggatttatcattaaaaattgttattttttttattattactatcgttattatcgttaaatttataattagattattattattatccaattattattattattattattattattattagtattattattattattatcattattaatatatatatcattatttaaaaatggttattgttattgttattattattattactatattatcattaagataattattagtattatcgttaataatgttatagtaactatcattattaatattagtgtaattaaaacaaatatttgtaacacctaattattttgattactattattatcattattatgaacacgatataaaagtcgattaaaagctattaaacgaaacgattaggaaataatgagtaagagtatcatgataaaattaaaatattataagatattgatttagataaaattatcgttcttattatttttatcattactattattattaaaagtatcgttagtattaaaactatcattttaacaaaaattatcattttaatagaaatgtcattgttactataaaatatcattattattattattttaaatagaattattattttaaagataatattaaaaattatcgtaaatattaaagttatcataattagaattatcattttatcataatgtcatcttagtaattataaatattgatatttttataataataattattacaaaataatacaacttttacttactatcattatagatattattttatcaaataaatatgtgatacaaacatattttactacgtataataacttactttaataatacctatcatattatctttatgatattaaatgaaccttataaattttattacttaatatatataaaagtatattttattatataaatttaatataaaattttatttattaataaataaattatattatttactctaataaatcttttaaaaatatttaaaaatataaaacgacgatatttaaactatatattaatcatgtatagatttttggaaattattttgagtcaaatttacttttgttgacttttgcatattagtctcgagcattaggattgtggtacactatgacttgacctaatttgttagacaaatattgaccaacacatataaatatataattaatttaggttcgtgaatccgaggccaaccttgcacttgttcaatgacgttatatgtatttttactacgaaatacagcatggtgagtttcatttgctcccttttactatttacgtttttgggctgcgaatacatgcaaatgctttatttactgttttaaaatatttatatgcgtgagtttcatttgcctttttaccctttatatttttgggactgagaatacatgcgcttttataaatgtttgacgaaatagacacaagtaattgaaactacattctatggttgaattatcgaaatcgaatatgcccctttttattaaagtctggtaatctaagaattagggaacagacaccttaattgacgcgaatcctaaagatagatctattgggcctaacaaaccccatccaaagtaccggatgctttagtacttcgaaatttatatcatgcccgaaggaggatcccggaatgataggggatattcttatatgtatctagttaatgtcggttaccaggtgttcaccatatgaatgattatttttgtctctatgcatgggacgtatatttatgagaactggaaatgaaattcttgtggtctattaaaatgatggaaataaatgattatgataaactaatgaactcaccaaccttttggttgacactttaaagcatgtttattctcaggtgttaaagaaatcttccgctgtgcatttgctcattttaaagatattacttggagtctttcagagcatatttcgaagaacattgcattcaagtcattgagttcatcaaagattattattaaatcaatttatagttggatagtggatattatgaaatggtatgcatgcctgtcaattttcgatgtaaagaaagtttgttttttaaaaacgaatgcaatgtttgtaaaatgtatcatatagaggtcaaatacctcacaatgtaatcaactattgtgaatcgtttataatgtatatgaacgggtcctttcaccacggactcttaaactcaaaagaataattatttaaataatCAAAAACCACTTCTAAAATTTGTCAAcaacacgggctcttaaactcaaaagcaTTTATATTATAAAAAGGTATAAAAGTAGGTGATGACTCACAATATGAAACTGTTTGAAAAACTTAGAATTGCAAGTGATTTTTAACTATTTTTAACTACCATGTAATGCACGGGCTCCATACAGTAACTATTTTATAAAGtgttagcaatttaataattttatcatttattaacATTTTATTGAAAATATAGCTCTAAAGAAATACTCCATAATTGTTTGATAAACTCAAATGATTTTGCATGGTTATTTACTCATCCGTACAATGCATGTGCTTTAAaacctagtgtgtgtgtgtgtgtgtatatatatataatatgtccgAAAAACTTGATGAAAATGTGTGTTTTCATCAAACtttgaaaataaataattatatggcCGAGTGACATATATTGAGAACTAGTTAGTGGGTTTTGTAGCTTCTCACGAGGGCTTTACAACGAGCTAAAGTGTGTTCAAAACggattaaaggtgaatgagatatcgaatctcaaagtttCTTGTTCGGCGCAAAACTAAAAGGGATTATATGTTGTCCCACATCGGTATGGGAGTAAACCTAAAGTTATAGTTAACGCTATAAATAGGAGCCTTTAGAGTTTTCACGAGCACACCAAAAATCATATAACATTCTTATACGGTCTGAGTTTTTCTCTCAGCCGCAATAAGGTCTCCCCGTTCTGGTTACCTTTCAGGCaggtgttcaagtccggcagtaccctgggaacagacgaagaatctgtttaagAGAATTATATTAAACACAAGCACGGTTCAACCATCAATTCAGTAAGATCATTCTATTCTTTTGTTCTTATTATGgttatttattatacatattttcTATCTCATTATTACGTTTGTAATAATATGTATAattgtttcagtttcgtatatattTTACCTACAAATTTAAACAGATTCAAGTTCCCTTGTACAAAAATGAGTTATACTTATGAATGAATAATGAATGAAAAATGTTATACAACTATtattttttgggtaaagggtttaccccgataaatattattaaaaataataaaagaatgatACAAAGAGTAACAGCTGCTACTAGCACACCTAGCAGCCCAGCGAAACAACCAACTAGCTACACTACACAATGAGTACAACTAGAACAAAACCAAACCAAAAGACACGACTTAAATGTGCCAATCGGCCCTCAACTGATCAACTTGACTAGCCGGCTTAAAACTGATGGACATCAACTTTAAACGAACATTTGATCTGATTATCTCGAACAGCTGGTCCACTGTTTTACATTATCCATTAAATATCCGCGAGTTCCTCTCTTGCCAAATGCAAAAAACTGAAGCCGCGAAACAAAGTTTCGCCGCCACCACCACTTTAGACGAGTTACGACCTGCAATAGGAGTCAACGCATCTCTACAACTCTTCCATCCATTACTACGAAGGGGCACCTGAATACAACCACGGACTTTATTCCACACTTGTGACGTGTACGAACATTCAAAGAAAAGATGAGCATGCGAGTCCATATTATCGTTACAAAACCAACATTTTAAAACTAGATGAGCACGGAGATTCCATGGCTTCAACTTATCTTGAGTCTTGAGACGTTCACCCATAACTAACCACAAAATGAAAGCATGTTTCGGGATACAATGGAAATTCCAAACAACATTAAACCAAGGAAATTTCTCAGCATGAGGCCGAATGGATTCCCAAACTCGAGCCACTGAGCACGAATGAAGATTATCTCTATCCTTCTAACACagcttatcaacattattatttaaCGAAGATGTATCAATATTTAAAAGGGCTGGATGTCTTTGGCGAAGCTGCAGCCACCCACTTGATAAACATAAATCACGAACAGAAGCTGAGATTGACAAACACGTTTGCTCTATATCTTGAGTGGATAGAAAATCAATCAATGGACCACTAGATGCCCAGGAGTCAAACCACGCAGAAACATCATTGCCATTCCTTATTTGAAACACGAAGTATGGTCGGACCAGAGATCTAATCTGCAGTAGTTTTCGCCAACTCCAAGAAGCAGTTACTGAAATAGGTACGTCCCATAAACTATAATTTGCAAGTTTATATGTATGGATCCATTGCATCCATAACGACTCTTTACATGACATGATTCTCCATAAATGCGAAGTCATTAGCACCATATTCCAAAATTTCAACCTTTTAATACCAAGACCGCCCTCATCTTTTGGAAGACATACGTCATTCCATTTGACTTTCGCATTACCCCGTTGTAAATTGCCTTGACACCATAAAAATCCACGGAGAAGCTTTTCGATTTCATTAATGATAACTTCCAGGAGAACTGAAATAAAGCTGCATCGCTGTAAAAACTGAAATAATCAATTGAACTCTACCCGCAAACGAAAGAAATTTGTTCTTCTAGTCATTAATCTTATTTCGGACTCTATCTACTAGCACCTTGCAATCACAATAAAGTAATCTAGAAGAAACAAGAGGAACACTAAGGTATCTGACCGGGAGAGACCCTTCTTCAAATTGCAAAGTCGCCAAAATAGAGCTTTTTATATTAGTTCGTACATTTGCAAAGAAAGTAAATCTCCAGGTCTGGACGGTCTTACATTTGTGTTTTTTAAAGAATCATGGGATATTATTGGTGCGGATGTGACTCAGGCGGTTAACGATTTTTTTCGGAACGGGCAAATGTTAAAAGAGATTAATATACGATTATCACCCTTCTTCCGAAAGTTCAAACCCCTAGCAAGGTCACTGGTTTTCGTCCTATTTTATGTTGCAGTGTATTGTATAAATGCATTAGTAAAATCATCTCAAATAGGATTAAAGCGAGCCTGGAGGAAGTGGTTAGTAGCAACCAATCGGCATTTATTCCGGGTCGTCAAATCGCTGATAATGTTCTTCTGACGCAAGAGCTAATGAGGGGTTATCATCTCAATAGGGGTACTCCTAGATGCGCCTTTAAGGTTGATATTCAGAAAGCCTACGATACACTTAATTGGAATTTTTTGGAGGAGATTCTTATTTGCTTTGGATATCCTAAGAAGATGATCAAATGGATTATGGCTTGCGTCACCTCAACCTCTTATTTTATTTGTGTGAATAGTGACTTACATGGTTTCTTTAAGGGTAAACGGGGATTGAGACAAGGTGATCCATTGTCTCCGTATTTATTTACTCTTGTGATGGAGGTGCTTTCATTGATGCTAAAGAGAAATGTTTCGATGTCAAATGGATTTCTTTATCACCCTAGATGGCACAAGATGAATATAATTAATCTATGTTTTGCAGATGATCTCTTTATCTTCTCATACGGTAATATGGCTTCAGTTATTAAAAAATCTCTAACCGAATTTAAAGAGTCCTCGGGTTTATCTGCTAGTCTTCCGAAGAGTACCGTTTTCTTTGCAAATGTTATGCAACTATTATGAACATACGTGTATTCCCGTGTACAAACTTTTTGCTTACTGTATAATTTACGTTATAGATATTGATCGATTATGGTTTCCGAATTTATAAGATGATAAAACATATTGTCCTttattatgattatatattattatattaaatgttatataaatattatatatagatcCAGGGCCGGTTTTAAGAATTTAAGTGCCCTGAGCGAGGTGAAAAAAAAAGCCCCTAGACCCTAACGAATGATACAAGTCATTTAAAAAATGACAACTAACTTCATATCAATAAACATAAAAAATAGCGTTTGAAAATTTTTCTTGAACCTCATTCATATATTTCACATCGATTATACATTTACAAACTATCAAACTTGTTACATAGTTTAACTTGTAATATCACCTTACCACGTACTTGGTGAAAAAAAAGGCCCCTAGACCCTAACGAATGATACAAGTCATTTAAAAAATGACAACTAACTTCATATCAATAAACATAAAAATAGCGTTTGAAAATTTTTCTTGAACCTCATTCATATATTTCACATCGATTATACATTTACAAACTATCAAACTTGTTATATAGTTTAACTTGTAATATCACCTTACCACGTACTTGTCTCTAGTAAATTTTAATAACTTAACGAAGGTTACAATGATAATTTATTAGTTCTATTAGCATTTAAGTCGCAAAAGAATTCACGTGTAAGACATTAAAAGTCATCTAAATTGAAGGCTTGTGTAGTTAATTTAAAATAATGATCGAAAAATATATTAATGAATTCAATACGAAATGACGATTAGTTAATGAAGTACAGTGAATTATATTCCTACATAGAGCAGAATATATAGTTTTCTATGGGATTTAATCCTTAGTCACAAATAACTTATATACGGTTTTGGTATTATTGGGCTGAAGTATCTTACAATTTATATACGGTTTTGGTATTATTGGGCTGAAGTATCTTACAACTTAACAGATGCAATATTGTTGGGATAGTTGAGCCCACCTACGGTAACCCACTTTCATCACTTATGGATCGTTCTGCCTGTCAGCCTGGTACATTAGATTTCATGGGCCCCTAAAACAAATGGGCCCTGAGCAAGTGCACACTTTGCTCCCCCATTAGGCCGGGCCTGTATAGATCTTAATCTTAATGATTATATTCAGATCATGGTGTTAAATTGTTTGTAAAACATGCTGATAGTACCAAAGGCCATTCGCTTGATGGTATCGTGGTGGCCCTTTTAACtaagaggttgagggttcaagtcccgTCGTGAAGATATTTCATGGATTAATATAAATATTCGTGTAAAGTGTGTGTGAGATTTTCTTTCAAAAATAAAAACATGCTGATAGtttcataaattaatatatatgTTGCTGAATATATTACGATCAttgtt is from Rutidosis leptorrhynchoides isolate AG116_Rl617_1_P2 chromosome 10, CSIRO_AGI_Rlap_v1, whole genome shotgun sequence and encodes:
- the LOC139870691 gene encoding secreted RxLR effector protein 78-like; translation: MRGYHLNRGTPRCAFKVDIQKAYDTLNWNFLEEILICFGYPKKMIKWIMACVTSTSYFICVNSDLHGFFKGKRGLRQGDPLSPYLFTLVMEVLSLMLKRNVSMSNGFLYHPRWHKMNIINLCFADDLFIFSYGNMASVIKKSLTEFKESSGLSASLPKSTVFFANVMQLL